From one Nonomuraea polychroma genomic stretch:
- a CDS encoding M23 family metallopeptidase, protein MRIKTLLAGLCGMAVLSLGGVNAASASAVSAGPTFQLPFPCGETWVGSNKSSAHTAGYEIDFNGSAGDGDRDLGRTVVAAAAGTVVMSEFRTTDGFGKVIKIRHSDGSVTLYAHLNDLLVSKGATVRQGQKIGTVGKTSKKYKMLAHLHYEQRTSAGTIVAATFNGVRFRYPNQTLTSKNCGGSQPTTPPPATGGTKNPYSATQVCGSGFKQIDSAALGTVGRVVLLYSAASGENCVVTLRNNVAGKAAMRAYLEVKGQPRKTGAGSFQFYAGPIRAKAVRTCVKWGGAIGSVTYDSPFEHCG, encoded by the coding sequence ATGCGGATCAAGACCCTATTAGCCGGCCTCTGCGGCATGGCCGTGCTTTCCCTCGGCGGCGTCAACGCGGCGAGCGCCTCCGCGGTATCGGCAGGACCCACGTTCCAGCTCCCGTTCCCCTGCGGAGAGACCTGGGTGGGCAGCAACAAGAGCTCAGCGCACACCGCCGGTTACGAGATCGACTTCAACGGGAGCGCCGGCGACGGCGACAGGGACCTGGGCAGGACTGTCGTGGCGGCGGCCGCGGGCACGGTCGTGATGTCGGAGTTCCGGACCACGGACGGCTTCGGCAAAGTGATCAAGATCCGGCATTCCGATGGCTCCGTCACCTTGTACGCCCACCTGAACGACCTGCTGGTCAGCAAGGGCGCGACAGTGCGGCAGGGGCAGAAGATCGGCACCGTGGGCAAGACGTCCAAGAAGTACAAGATGCTGGCTCACCTCCACTACGAGCAGCGCACGTCCGCGGGGACGATCGTCGCGGCCACGTTCAACGGCGTCAGGTTCCGCTACCCGAACCAGACGCTGACCTCGAAGAACTGCGGCGGCAGCCAGCCCACCACGCCGCCCCCGGCCACCGGCGGCACGAAGAACCCGTACTCGGCCACGCAGGTCTGCGGTTCCGGTTTCAAGCAGATCGACTCGGCCGCCCTCGGCACGGTGGGGCGGGTGGTCCTGCTCTACTCGGCGGCCAGCGGCGAGAACTGCGTCGTCACGCTGCGTAACAACGTCGCAGGAAAGGCGGCCATGCGGGCGTACCTGGAGGTCAAGGGCCAGCCGAGGAAGACGGGCGCGGGCAGCTTCCAGTTCTACGCGGGTCCGATCCGGGCCAAGGCCGTCCGCACCTGCGTCAAGTGGGGCGGCGCCATCGGCTCCGTCACGTACGACAGCCCCTTCGAACACTGCGGCTGA